In Nicotiana tabacum cultivar K326 chromosome 19, ASM71507v2, whole genome shotgun sequence, one DNA window encodes the following:
- the LOC107779594 gene encoding RING-H2 finger protein ATL65-like, producing the protein MLHHKAPAPSPSLSPAPPAVHHNNTQKAPSPSTRPLYRSSTLPTSSTSASTSDLSTTPPPSKQPVDFSPPLIAMVVIIATAFVIITYSRLLSRHLLRLHGRYRLWRRRRRRYVASSAGDIESPPYPFDPTDAFHVLSPYGLDDSVIKTIPLSVHTRKSSVHDCAVCLLEFEENDYVRTLPVCSHAFHVDCIDIWLKSHANCPLCRAGIFRPESPFTPLMAARIRPSLDDMLVENTILEPLAEIQPESDTTTLSEITQEPSPRRNMIQSEDIRFSGRDILLKRSYSFGFERNLGSERLILEATTASPWRYRRAIGSGSFWSKRPSPFSSLTKPRVFSFRYYRGMKSPFFRRTRGGFFPLSESSARYSTGGGSSRRSKSFASPMFMRTSATGGVFSSSRLRSGDPEALLSPDRYNRR; encoded by the coding sequence ATGCTCCACCATAAAGCTCCTGCTCCGTCACCGTCACTGTCACCGGCGCCGCCGGCGGTTCACCATAACAATACTCAGAAAGCTCCATCACCTTCAACGCGGCCACTTTATCGTTCGTCGACATTGCCAACTTCATCAACGTCAGCGTCGACGTCAGACTTATCAACTACTCCACCGCCGTCTAAGCAACCGGTTGATTTCAGTCCACCTTTGATTGCCATGGTCGTTATTATCGCTACTGCTTTCGTCATCATTACCTACTCGCGGCTCCTGTCGCGCCATCTGCTCCGTCTACATGGCCGTTATAGACTGTGGCGTCGCCGTCGCCGACGTTACGTTGCGTCATCTGCCGGCGATATCGAGTCGCCTCCTTATCCGTTTGATCCTACTGATGCTTTCCACGTGCTCTCTCCTTATGGACTGGACGATTCAGTTATCAAAACAATTCCTCTTTCAGTCCACACTCGAAAAAGCAGCGTTCACGATTGTGCGGTGTGCTTACTGGAATTCGAAGAGAATGACTATGTACGCACGCTTCCAGTATGTTCACACGCGTTTCACGTGGACTGTATTGATATATGGCTCAAATCACACGCGAATTGCCCGTTGTGTCGTGCCGGAATATTCCGTCCAGAGTCACCGTTCACTCCCTTAATGGCTGCAAGGATACGCCCGAGCTTGGATGACATGCTGGTGGAGAACACAATTCTAGAGCCTTTAGCTGAAATTCAGCCAGAATCGGATACAACAACGCTCTCAGAGATCACACAAGAACCGTCACCAAGGAGAAACATGATCCAATCAGAGGATATTAGATTCAGCGGACGTGATATATTGCTAAAACGATCCTATTCCTTCGGATTTGAGAGGAATTTAGGATCCGAGAGACTAATACTTGAAGCAACAACAGCTTCGCCATGGCGGTACCGCAGAGCAATAGGATCAGGAAGCTTCTGGAGCAAAAGACCTTCACCGTTCAGCTCGTTAACAAAACCACGAGTATTCTCGTTCCGATATTACAGAGGAATGAAATCGCCGTTCTTCCGGCGGACCAGAGGTGGATTCTTCCCGTTATCGGAGTCAAGCGCGAGATATAGTACTGGCGGAGGTTCTTCGAGAAGAAGCAAATCATTCGCGAGTCCGATGTTTATGAGAACATCGGCGACGGGAGGAGTATTCTCGTCGAGCCGGCTAAGGAGCGGTGATCCAGAAGCCTTACTGTCACCGGACAGGTATAACAGACGGTGA